ATGCCTACCAGTGAATTAATAGTAAAAGATAATGCTTTAATTAATGCGAGTTATAATTTAGATACCGTAGAACAACGGTTAATTCTACTGGCTATCTTACAAGCAAGAGAAACAAAAACAGGGATTGATGCAAACACTAGGCTACGGATCCATGCCAGTGACTATATGAGCAGATTTAATGTTAGTAAGCATGCCGCCTACAAAGCCCTAAAAACAGCAGTTACTAACCTTTTTGGTAGACAGTTTAGCTACCAAACAATTGATGAAAAAACAGGAAAATCAAAGAAAGTAATTTCTCGATGGGTTCAAAATATTTCTTATATTGATGATGCTGCAACCTTAGAGGTTACTTTTACAATGGATGTAGTCCCTTTAATTACACGTTTAGAAAAACAATTTACAAGTTATCAGTTAAAACAAGTTACCCAATTAACAGGAAAATATGCCATTCGACTCTATGAGTTGCTTATAGCATGGCGTGAAGTCGGTAACACTCCTATATTTGAAGTTTCTGACTTTCGTTCGAAGCTTGGCTTAACTTCAGATGATTACCCAAGACTAGATACATTTAAACGACGTGTACTTGAAGCAGCAGTCAAACAAATAAATGAACATACAGATATCATCGTTAAAGTTGAACAGCATAAAGAAGGTCGCTCTATTTCTGGGTTCTCTTTTAGCTTCAAACAAAAAAGAAATCCGAACAAAGCAATAGAACGTAAGAAAGATCCCAATACATTAGATATTTTTTCCAGAATAACAGATGCTCAACGCCACTTATTTGCTAACAAGCTTTCGGAATTACCTGAAATGGGGAAATACTCTCAGGGCACTGAAAGCTATCAACAGTTTGCAATAAGAATTGCTGAAATGCTTCAAGATCCTGCTAAGTTTCAAGAATTACATCCTTATCTTGAAAAAGTTGGCTATCGTTAAAATACTGATGTAACGTTACATGATTAATTATTGTCTACAAGCATACAGATTTTTACTTGGGTTACATAATGAAAGCACTATCTGTTATTGAGTTATCACAACTTTATGGGATGAATCGACAAAGTATTTATAAGCGTATAAATAAAGGAGATTTATCAAAAAAT
The window above is part of the Acinetobacter sp. WCHA45 genome. Proteins encoded here:
- the repM gene encoding replication initiation protein RepM; this translates as MPTSELIVKDNALINASYNLDTVEQRLILLAILQARETKTGIDANTRLRIHASDYMSRFNVSKHAAYKALKTAVTNLFGRQFSYQTIDEKTGKSKKVISRWVQNISYIDDAATLEVTFTMDVVPLITRLEKQFTSYQLKQVTQLTGKYAIRLYELLIAWREVGNTPIFEVSDFRSKLGLTSDDYPRLDTFKRRVLEAAVKQINEHTDIIVKVEQHKEGRSISGFSFSFKQKRNPNKAIERKKDPNTLDIFSRITDAQRHLFANKLSELPEMGKYSQGTESYQQFAIRIAEMLQDPAKFQELHPYLEKVGYR